CGTCGCACACGCGCGGCGGGCCGCCGGTGCGCTCCGCCGCGAGCATCAGCCGCCCGGCCGCCGCGGCGACCTCCCCCTCCGCCGGCCGCGCGCCCGACAGCTCCAGCCCGGCCCGGTAGGCGGCGATCGACTTGGCCCCCGCCGCGCCCGCGGCGAACGCGGCGTGGAGCCGCGAGCGCACCTCGCCGGCGAACCGGCCCGCCTCGACGCCGTCCGCCGCCGCCCGCTCCGCGACCGGCTCCAGCCGGACGATCTCGTGCGCCTCCGCCCCGGCCAGCCGGCCGAGTGCGGGCGGGCCGAGGATCGCCTCCGGCGTGTAGCCGGTGTCCACGCAGAGCGCGTCCAGCCCCGCGGCGGACAGGAACCGCCGGTTCACCTCGGCGGCGCCCAGCTCGGCCCGGCGCGCCAGGTACTCCCCGGGCTCGGCGTGGGCGTCGAGGCCGAGGACGGGCGGGCACCAGCGCCGCAGCGCGAAGCCGACCTGGGTGTCGAACATGCTCACGCCGGGCGGCCCCGCGGTCTCCGCCTCGGTGAGCGCCTCCTCGAACGCCGTCCTGCCGACGTCCTCGCCGAGGACACCGTGGCAGTGGTGGTCGACCAGCCGCAGCGACTCCAGATACTCCAGCACGGCTCCCACATTCTCCCTGAAACACGACTACGTCCCTCCTACGATGCCCTTACGGAGCGTGTTCATCTCCACCCGCCGCCCGACCAGGAGCCAGCAACCGTGGAACCCACCTCGCACAGCGCCCTCCAGGGCGGCGACGCCGGAGAGCAGGTCCTGGACGGGCACGACCGCGCGCGGCTGGGCGCCCGCGCGGCCGAAGCGGCCCGCAGGCTGGCCGGCGACGGCATCGTCGCCGTCGCGCTGACCTGGGTGGACGTCAGCGGGATCACCCGCACCAAGACCGTCCCGGTGGAGCGGCTGGAGCACGCCGCGGCGTGGGGCGTCGGCATGTCCCCGGTGTTCGACGTGTTCCTGCTGGACGACTCGATCGTGTCCGGGCGCCACATCGGCGGACCGAGCGGGGACCTGCGGCTGCACCCCGACCTGGACCGGCTCGTCCCGCTCGCCGCGCTGCCGGGCTGGGCGCACGCGCCCGCGCTCCGCTACGCCCAGGACGGGTCGGTCCATCCGCTGGACGCGCGGGCCCTGCTGCGCCGCGAGGCGGACCGGCTCGCCGGGGACGGCTACGCGGTGAAGGCCGCGTTCGAGATCGAGTGGGCGGTGTCGGACGGCGGCGGCGAGGAGTTCTCCCCCGCCTGCAAGGGCCCCGCCTACGGGATGACGCGGGTCACCGAGCTGGCGGGCTACCTGCGGGACCTCCTGGAGTCGCTCAAGGCGACGGGCGTCACGGTCGTCCAGCTGCATCCGGAGTACGCGCCCGGGCAGTACGAGGTGTCGGTTGCCGCCGAGGACCCGGTCGGCGCGGCCGACACCGCCGTGCTCGTCCGGGAGACGATCCGGGCGGTGACGATCCGGCACGGGATGGCCGCCTCGTTCTCCCCCAAGGTGGAGGCCGACTCGGTCGGCAACGGCGCGCACGCCCACCTCAGCCTGTGGCGGGACGGCGCGGAGGGCGGTGCCGTCAACGCGATGGCGGGCGGCCCCGGGCCGTTCGGGATGACGGCGGCCGGGGAGGCGTTCGCCGCGGGCGTCCTGCGGCGGCTGCCCGCGCTGCTGGCGGTCGGCGCGCCGTCGGTGGCGAGCTACCTGCGGCTGGTCCCGTCGCACTGGTCGGGCGCGTACGCGTGCTGGGGGCTGGAGAACCGGGAGGCCGCGCTGCGGTTCGTGACGGGCGCCGAGGGCGAGCGGGCCACCGCCGCGAACCTGGAGGTCAAGTGCGTCGACGCCGCCGCCAACCCGTACCTGCTGCTGGCGGCGCTGCTCGCGGCCGGCCGGGACGGCCTCGGCGCCGGCCTGGGGCTGCCGGAGCCGGTCGACGTGGACCCGGCGGCCCTGACCGAGGAGGAGCGCGCCGCGCGGGGCATCGCCCCGCTGCCGGCGTCGCTGGCCGAGTCCGTCGCGGCGTTCGAGGCCGACGCCGTCCTGCGCGAGGCGCTCGGCGAGGCCGTCACCGACACGGTCGCGGCGGTGCGGCGCGGGGAGATCGCGCTGCTGGACGGCGCGACGCCGCGGCAGGTGGCCGCCGCCACCCGCTGGCGGCACTAGCGGTGCTCCGGGCCCGCCGCCGCGTCCGCCCGCCGCGACCTACCATCTACTGGTCGGCTGCGGGACCGGAGGCCCGGGTAATGCGCATCACTGGATACAAGAGTCACGGGGTGGCGGCCGCCGCCGCGCTGGTCAACGCCGTGACGGCGGCCGCCGGGGACGACTCCCCGGACGCGCTGCGCCGCCTCCTGCGGGAGAACGAGTTCTTCTGGCAGGAGTTCGAGGACGCCGACGCCGCCGACTTCCGGCGCTGGGGCCGGGTGCTGCGCCCCTTCTTCGAGGCGGATCGGCTGGAGGAGGCGACGGCGATGCTCAACCGGCTGATGCTGGAGATCCCCATGCACCCGCACCTGGCCGTCCACGAGCCGCACGGCCTGCACATGCACTACGCGCCGCCGTCGTCCCGCCTGGTGGAGCGGTTCCGCGCGACCACGCTGATGAACCTCGCCGAGCTGATCGTCGAGCACGGGCTCGGCCGGACGGGCGTGTGCGCCGCCGACGGCTGCGACCGCGTGTACGCCGACACCTCGCGGGCGGGGCGGCGCCGGTTCTGCTCGGAGGCCTGCGCGAACCGGACGAACGTCGCCGCGTTCCGCGCGCGCCGGCGGGAGTGACCAGCGCCTTCCCCGAACCGCCGCCGATATGTGATCTTTATCCATCCCTGTGACCTTTGCCCGCCTGTGGGAATGACAGTGCGCATGTCGCTCGTGTTCTTCCGCCGCCGCTCCGGCGAGGGTGATCGAGGCGGCCGCTCGCCGCTGCGCGTGGCGACGGAGGTGCGGTCCACCGCGTACCGCATCGCCCGCCTGACGATCACCGCCACGCTGGCGTTCGTGCTGGCCCTCGCGGTGCTGCCGGCCGGGGGGCCGCAGCCGCTGCTGGCCCCGCTGACCGCGCTGCTCGTCGTCCAGTTCTCCGTCTACCAGACGATCAAGGCGAGCGTCCTGCGGGTCGCCTCCGTCACCTCGGGGGTGCTGATCGCGGTGCTGGCCGCGGGCACCATCGGGTTCTCCTGGTGGACGCTCGGCCTGACGATCCTCGCGGCCCTGGTCATCGGGCACGCGCTGCGCCTCGGCGAGCACGTGCTGGAGGCGCCGATCTCCGCGATGCTGATCTTCGCGCTGGGGTCGGCCAGCGAGGCGGGCGCCGCCGACCGCGTCCTGGAGACGCTGATCGGCGCCGCCACCGGGCTGGCGGCGACGCTGCTGGTGCCGACGGTGCGGGTGCGGCCCGCGGAGGAGGCCGTCCAGGACGTCACCGAGAGGCTGCGGGAGCTGATCGCCGGCATCGCCGACGGGCTGCGCGGCGAGCGCACCCACGACGAGGCGGCCCGCTGGCAGGCCGACGCCGAGCGGCTCGCCCGCGAGCTCGGCCGCACCGACCGCGAGCTCGGCGCCGCCGAGGAGAGCGTCCGGCTCAACCCGCGGACGCGGGCGCGGCGGCTCATCGACGCCGGCGTCGCGCTGCGCAACGCCATGGAGACCCTGGAGCACTTCACGCTGTCGCTGCGAGGGCTGACCCGGTCCCTGGCCGACGACGAGCGGCTCGGCGACCGGGGCCGGCTGCTGACCGACCCCGAGCTGCGCCGCGAGCTCGGCGACGCGCTGGCCGGGATCGCCGCCAGCGTCGCCTCCTACGGCCGGCTGGCCCGCTCCGACCTGACCCGCGACGCCCGGCCGTTCCTCGCCGAGCACGAGCTGGAGGTGCGGGTGGACGTGGCCCGCGAGCGGCGCGCCCGGCTCACCCGGCGGCTGCACGAGCGGGCCGCGGCCGGGGACCTGTGGCCGCTGTACGGGGAGGTGTCCATGGACATCGACCGGCTCATCGAGAACCTGCGCGTCGAGCACCGGACCCGCGCCCGCGAGCACTGGCGGCGCCACCGCGGCGCCTCGCGGCACCTGCCCGAGCGGCCCGTCCAGGTCGTCCAGCAGGCGGGGCAGCAGCTGCGCCGGGCGGCCGGGTCCGCGGTCGCGGCGGCCGAGCGCGGCGCGGGCGAGACCGAAACGCGCGTCACCCGGCCCGAACGGGGCGAAGACCCGCCCCCGGGGGGATAGGGGCGGGCCTTCGCGCGGGGCGGAAGCCCCCGGTGGGACGGTCAGCGGAAGGTGGGCTCCAGGACGTCGACGCCGCGGGTGTTGTCGGCGACGTAGACGTACTTGCCGTGCCAGTACGGCTGCCAGGACGCGGCGTCCGCCGGGCGGTAATAAGCGACCTGCCGCGGGTTCGTCGGGTCCGTGACGTCCAGGAACCGGGTGCCCTGCGAGTAGAACGACTGGGCGATCACGCCGTCGCGCACGTCGAAGTAGTGCGCCGAGCAGTCCGTGCTCTCGGGGTCGCTGCCCTCCTTGCCCGCCACGCCCCACGTCGCGACGGTGTTCAGGCGGAACTTGCGCTCCGGCGTGGACCGCCAGCCCTCACCGCCGTAGGAGCCCTTCAGCGACGCGATGACGAGCAGGCCGTCGTTGGCGCAGCCGTCGTTGAACGTCTCCTCGGTGACGTACAGCAGCTTCCCGTCGCCCCACCTGCGCGGGTCGGCGGCCTGGTCGCGGGTCCGCCCGACGGCCCGGTAGCTGTTGTGCATGAAGGTGGAGTTCGTGGTGGCCTCGTCCAGGCCGCCGCCCGCGTACGGGACGGGGTCGACCGCGGTGGCCTTGCGCCACTTCCTCTTCACCGGGTCGTAGTGGCGGCCGGTGGTGTAGTAGCCGCGCACGCCGCCGCGCCCGGAGGCCCAGGCGACTCCTTCGGAGTCGACCTGGATGTCGTGGGTGTAGTCGGTCTTGCCGTCGTTGCGTCCCGTGTCGATCGGGTCCTTGTGGACCTTCGGCCTGGCGGGATTGCGGACGTCGGTGACCCAGACGGGGCGCCCGCCCCAGTCCGCGGGCATCCAGCTGGCCTTCGCCGGACCGCCGGTCCACAGGTACCTGCAGTCGTCCACACAGGTCGTCGTGTGCCCCGCGGGCACCGTCACGTAGGTGATCTGGCGCAGGCTCTCCGGCTTGGAGGCGTCCACGACGTAGATGCCCGACTCGCCGGTGGCGGTGTTCCCGCCGAACGCGCGCGGGTCGCGGGACAGGTAGATGATCTTGCGCTTGGGGTCGAAGTCGGTGTCCTCGGTCTCCCACATGCCCGGCATGTTCAGCTGCCCGACGAGCTTGGGGACGCGGGGGTCGGCACTGACGTCGTAGGCCTTCAGCCCGAACTCGCCGGTCGCGTACATGATCGTCCGCTTGTGCGGGCCGCGGCCGTAGTCCATGAACATCAGCGAGATGGCGCCCTTGGCGTCGGAGACGCCGCCGACGCGCCGCACTCCCTTGACCGCCTCGGACTTCGTGCTCGCGGGGGCCGCCCGGCGGTAGTGCCCGGCGTGGCCGCCGGTGCCCTCGCCCGCGGTGGCGGCGGCCTGCCTGGTCTGGGTCTTCTCCGGCTCGGGCGGGCACGCCCAGGCGCTGCCGGCCGTCAGCGCCACGGACGCCGCGACCGCGACGCCGCCCTGCAGCAGGCGTCCGGAGGGAAAGGATGTGCGGGGGAGCATCGCGCCTCCACGGAATGGATCTTCGCAAGCGCCAGTGTGACCGCCGCCGCCGACTTGATCAACAGGTCGGCGGTCACGAAATGGCCTCAGCACCGTGAGGACTGGTGGGACCTGACACGGTGGTCTACCCTCCCCTGGGACCGCCCAGCTCCCGGGAGAGGCCAGTGAAGAGCTCAGCCCGCACCGCCGCCCTGGTCGCCGGCGCCGTGGCGGTCCTGGTGGCGCCGGTCGCGGCCCTGAAGGCGTGGAGCGAGCCCGCCGACCCGCGGATCTCGGTCGGCGCACCGGCCCCCGCGACGCTGCTGCCCGGCGACGTCCGCGACGCCGCCGGCCGCATGATCGCGAACGCGGTGTGGACGGGCCTGGTCTCCTACGACCCGGAGACGGGCGCACCCGTGAACGCGGCCGCCGAGTCCGTCACCAGCCCGGACCGGCGCGTCTGGACGGTCCGGCTCCGCCCCGGCGCGACGTTCCAGGACGGCTCGCCCGTCACGTCCCGCTCGTTCACCGGCGCCTGGACGGCCGTGCTGCGCGAGCGCTGGGCCGGGTCGCGGCTGTTCACCGAGGTCGCCCGCGTCAGGGGCGCCCGCGCGGGCGAGGACGGGGTCCCCGGCCTGAAGGTGAGGGACGAGCGGACCTTCGAGGTGGCGCTCGACCGCCCCCTGAGCGGGTTCCCCGCCCTCCTCGGCGACCCGGCGTTCTTCCCGGTGCCGGAGAGCGTCCTCGCGTCGCGCGACTGGGCGTCCTACGGCCGCGCCCCGGTCGGCAACGGGCCCTTCCGGGTGAGGTCGCGGAACGCGCGGGAGATCGTCCTGCGCCGCCGCTCGGGCGAGGGCCGGTCCGTGGCCGTCAGGGCGATGCCGGACGCGAAGCGCCAGTACACCGCGGCCGGTGCCGGCGAGCTGGACGTCGCCACGCTGGTGCCGCCGGACCGGCACGAGTCGATGGAGGCCGACTTCGGCGACCGGCACCTCGCCGTCCCCGGCCGCGACGTCACCTCCCTGGCGTTCCCGGCGCGGGTGGAGCGGCTGTCGTCCCCGACCGTCCGGACGGCGCTGTCGATGGCGATCGACCGGTCCGCCGTCACGGAGGGGCCCCTCGGCCACCAGTACTCCCCCGCCGACTCGCTCGTCGCGCCGGGCATCCGCCCCGGCCACCGCGAAGGGCAGTGCCGGTTGTGCGTCCACGACTCCAAGGCTGCCGTCGCCGCGCTGGCCGACGCGGGCGGGCTCAAGGGCCCGCTGAACCTCTGGTACGAGACGGGCCGGGGCGACGACGCCTGGGTGAAGGCCGTCGCGGAGCAGCTCGGGAGGGAACTGGAACTCGACGCCCGCCCGCATCCCGTCGCGGACCTGCGCGAGGCCGTGGACTCCCGCCAGGTGGACGGCCCCTTCGTCGTCCACACCACCGCCGCCTACCCCGCGCCGGTCGCCGCACTGGCGCCGCTGCTGGACGCCGGAACCGGTCTCGACGACGAGTACGCGACCGGCCTCCTCGCCGAGGCCGAGCGCGCGGCCGCCCCCGACGAGGGCGTCGTCCCCGCGCGCCTCGCCGAGAGCGCCCTGCTGCGCGACATGCCCGCGATGCCGCTGTGGTCCCGCCACGACCACCTGGTCTGGTCCGAGCGCGCCCGCGGCGTCACCGCCGACGCCTTCACCGGCCTGCGCCTCGACCGGCTGACCGTCGCGGACTGACGCGTAGCCTGACGATCATGACGAACGTGCTGATGCTCTGCGGGAGCCTGCGCAAGGGGTCCACGAACGAGGCGGCGCTGCGCACCGCCCAGGCCGTGGCCCCCGACGGTGTCGACGCGACGCTCTACGCCGGCATGGGCGACCTGCCGCACTTCAACCCCGACGACGACCGCGAGCCGCTGCACCCGGCCGTCGCGGGGCTGCGCGCGGCGATCGGCGCCGCGGACGCCCTGCTGATCTGCACCCCGGAGTACGCGGGCGCGCTGCCCGGCTCGTTCAAGAACCTGCTCGACTGGACGATCGGCGGCGGCGAGATCTACGAGAAGCCCGTCGCCTGGCTGAACGTGGCCTCGCCGTCCGCGCCCACGGGCGGCGGCGACGCGCACGCCTCGCTGCGCAGGGTGCTCGGCTACGCGGGCACCGAGATCGTCGAGGCCGCGTGCGCGCGGATCCCGGTGACCCGGCCCGACGTGGGCGAGGACGGCCTGGTCCGCACCGCGGAGCCGCGCGCGCGGATCGCCGGGGCGGTGGAGGCGCTGCACGTCGCGCTCCGGAGTTGACTTACTAGACCAGTCTACCTAGTCTCGTCCCATGACACCTCGGGGCGAGACGCGCGAGCGCGTGCTGCGGACGGCGGCGGAGCTGTTCCAGCGGCAGGGCTACCACGGCACCGGACTCAACCAGGTCCTCGCGGAGAGCGGGGCGCCGAAGGGCTCGCTGTACTTCCACTTCCCGGACGGCAAGGAGCAGCTCGCGTCGGAGTCGGTCGCGCTGTCCGGCCGCGCGGTGGGCGAGG
The sequence above is a segment of the Actinomadura coerulea genome. Coding sequences within it:
- a CDS encoding NADPH-dependent FMN reductase, with the translated sequence MTNVLMLCGSLRKGSTNEAALRTAQAVAPDGVDATLYAGMGDLPHFNPDDDREPLHPAVAGLRAAIGAADALLICTPEYAGALPGSFKNLLDWTIGGGEIYEKPVAWLNVASPSAPTGGGDAHASLRRVLGYAGTEIVEAACARIPVTRPDVGEDGLVRTAEPRARIAGAVEALHVALRS
- a CDS encoding peptide ABC transporter substrate-binding protein, which encodes MKSSARTAALVAGAVAVLVAPVAALKAWSEPADPRISVGAPAPATLLPGDVRDAAGRMIANAVWTGLVSYDPETGAPVNAAAESVTSPDRRVWTVRLRPGATFQDGSPVTSRSFTGAWTAVLRERWAGSRLFTEVARVRGARAGEDGVPGLKVRDERTFEVALDRPLSGFPALLGDPAFFPVPESVLASRDWASYGRAPVGNGPFRVRSRNAREIVLRRRSGEGRSVAVRAMPDAKRQYTAAGAGELDVATLVPPDRHESMEADFGDRHLAVPGRDVTSLAFPARVERLSSPTVRTALSMAIDRSAVTEGPLGHQYSPADSLVAPGIRPGHREGQCRLCVHDSKAAVAALADAGGLKGPLNLWYETGRGDDAWVKAVAEQLGRELELDARPHPVADLREAVDSRQVDGPFVVHTTAAYPAPVAALAPLLDAGTGLDDEYATGLLAEAERAAAPDEGVVPARLAESALLRDMPAMPLWSRHDHLVWSERARGVTADAFTGLRLDRLTVAD
- a CDS encoding aromatic acid exporter family protein, giving the protein MTVRMSLVFFRRRSGEGDRGGRSPLRVATEVRSTAYRIARLTITATLAFVLALAVLPAGGPQPLLAPLTALLVVQFSVYQTIKASVLRVASVTSGVLIAVLAAGTIGFSWWTLGLTILAALVIGHALRLGEHVLEAPISAMLIFALGSASEAGAADRVLETLIGAATGLAATLLVPTVRVRPAEEAVQDVTERLRELIAGIADGLRGERTHDEAARWQADAERLARELGRTDRELGAAEESVRLNPRTRARRLIDAGVALRNAMETLEHFTLSLRGLTRSLADDERLGDRGRLLTDPELRRELGDALAGIAASVASYGRLARSDLTRDARPFLAEHELEVRVDVARERRARLTRRLHERAAAGDLWPLYGEVSMDIDRLIENLRVEHRTRAREHWRRHRGASRHLPERPVQVVQQAGQQLRRAAGSAVAAAERGAGETETRVTRPERGEDPPPGG
- a CDS encoding CGNR zinc finger domain-containing protein, producing the protein MRITGYKSHGVAAAAALVNAVTAAAGDDSPDALRRLLRENEFFWQEFEDADAADFRRWGRVLRPFFEADRLEEATAMLNRLMLEIPMHPHLAVHEPHGLHMHYAPPSSRLVERFRATTLMNLAELIVEHGLGRTGVCAADGCDRVYADTSRAGRRRFCSEACANRTNVAAFRARRRE
- a CDS encoding LVIVD repeat-containing protein, translated to MLPRTSFPSGRLLQGGVAVAASVALTAGSAWACPPEPEKTQTRQAAATAGEGTGGHAGHYRRAAPASTKSEAVKGVRRVGGVSDAKGAISLMFMDYGRGPHKRTIMYATGEFGLKAYDVSADPRVPKLVGQLNMPGMWETEDTDFDPKRKIIYLSRDPRAFGGNTATGESGIYVVDASKPESLRQITYVTVPAGHTTTCVDDCRYLWTGGPAKASWMPADWGGRPVWVTDVRNPARPKVHKDPIDTGRNDGKTDYTHDIQVDSEGVAWASGRGGVRGYYTTGRHYDPVKRKWRKATAVDPVPYAGGGLDEATTNSTFMHNSYRAVGRTRDQAADPRRWGDGKLLYVTEETFNDGCANDGLLVIASLKGSYGGEGWRSTPERKFRLNTVATWGVAGKEGSDPESTDCSAHYFDVRDGVIAQSFYSQGTRFLDVTDPTNPRQVAYYRPADAASWQPYWHGKYVYVADNTRGVDVLEPTFR
- a CDS encoding amidohydrolase family protein, translating into MLEYLESLRLVDHHCHGVLGEDVGRTAFEEALTEAETAGPPGVSMFDTQVGFALRRWCPPVLGLDAHAEPGEYLARRAELGAAEVNRRFLSAAGLDALCVDTGYTPEAILGPPALGRLAGAEAHEIVRLEPVAERAAADGVEAGRFAGEVRSRLHAAFAAGAAGAKSIAAYRAGLELSGARPAEGEVAAAAGRLMLAAERTGGPPRVCDEVLHRFLVWCAVDAGLPVQFHVGYGDADADLRRGDPLLLIELLRAMDPVPAMLLHNYPFHRHAGYLAQVLPNVYVDAGLATHNLGHRSPALIAELLELAPFGKVLYSSDAFGLAELYHLGALLFRRGLAGFLAGGVEDGAWTARDAERVAGLVASGNARRVYGLE
- a CDS encoding glutamine synthetase family protein codes for the protein MEPTSHSALQGGDAGEQVLDGHDRARLGARAAEAARRLAGDGIVAVALTWVDVSGITRTKTVPVERLEHAAAWGVGMSPVFDVFLLDDSIVSGRHIGGPSGDLRLHPDLDRLVPLAALPGWAHAPALRYAQDGSVHPLDARALLRREADRLAGDGYAVKAAFEIEWAVSDGGGEEFSPACKGPAYGMTRVTELAGYLRDLLESLKATGVTVVQLHPEYAPGQYEVSVAAEDPVGAADTAVLVRETIRAVTIRHGMAASFSPKVEADSVGNGAHAHLSLWRDGAEGGAVNAMAGGPGPFGMTAAGEAFAAGVLRRLPALLAVGAPSVASYLRLVPSHWSGAYACWGLENREAALRFVTGAEGERATAANLEVKCVDAAANPYLLLAALLAAGRDGLGAGLGLPEPVDVDPAALTEEERAARGIAPLPASLAESVAAFEADAVLREALGEAVTDTVAAVRRGEIALLDGATPRQVAAATRWRH